A genome region from Candidatus Hydrogenedentota bacterium includes the following:
- a CDS encoding VanZ family protein has product MKTRYYFLTALYCAAIFYLSSRSEPVPDNYRFKGLDKVAHVLVYGGLAALVSTGLRRSGRPVRPSVQALAPLAFAVFYGFTDEIHQYFVPLRSFDPLDLLANTGGAFLAQAVLCRWWGIFRPTQDRAP; this is encoded by the coding sequence CGCCGCGATATTCTACCTCTCGTCGCGGTCGGAACCTGTGCCCGACAACTACCGCTTCAAGGGGCTGGATAAGGTTGCGCACGTCTTGGTCTATGGCGGTCTGGCCGCGCTCGTCTCCACGGGGTTGCGTCGAAGCGGACGGCCGGTGCGACCATCCGTTCAGGCATTGGCGCCTCTGGCCTTTGCCGTGTTCTACGGGTTTACGGACGAAATCCACCAGTATTTCGTTCCCCTGCGCTCGTTCGACCCGCTCGACTTGCTCGCCAATACGGGCGGCGCGTTCCTGGCTCAAGCGGTCCTCTGCCGATGGTGGGGAATCTTCCGCCCCACGCAGGACCGCGCGCCGTGA